The following proteins come from a genomic window of Flavobacterium crocinum:
- a CDS encoding penicillin-binding transpeptidase domain-containing protein: MIRKLFLVLISIFLISCISKRKETSDVVLEKKDSVVVRQDLKKYFDSCGVTGSIVIYDNVKHKWILSDNVDTNVETLPASTFKIANLLIALETKTISSENDVVKWVGTTDTVKYGYRPEIYHDMTVKEAFEVSAGWVFIELAKKIGRKNYEKYLKLCHYGNVNLSQKDNDFWNFGDFGISPVNQVEFVKKLYDEKLPFSKRNMQIVKNVMLGEKGSGYEIHSKTGWTREKGFNIGWWVGYIQKENGSYFFATRLLQNRNSNRADFGSCRKDITKKVFKDLKITSF; the protein is encoded by the coding sequence ATGATTCGTAAATTATTTTTAGTACTAATAAGCATATTTTTAATTTCTTGTATATCTAAAAGAAAAGAGACAAGTGATGTTGTATTAGAGAAAAAAGATTCAGTTGTTGTTCGTCAGGATTTAAAAAAATATTTTGATTCTTGTGGAGTTACTGGCTCAATTGTCATTTATGATAATGTAAAGCATAAATGGATTTTATCTGATAACGTTGATACGAATGTTGAGACATTACCGGCTTCTACTTTTAAAATTGCGAATCTTCTCATTGCACTTGAGACAAAAACAATTAGCAGTGAAAATGATGTCGTAAAATGGGTAGGAACAACAGATACTGTAAAATATGGTTACAGGCCTGAAATCTATCATGATATGACTGTAAAAGAAGCTTTTGAAGTTTCTGCGGGCTGGGTATTTATAGAATTGGCAAAGAAAATTGGCAGAAAAAATTACGAAAAGTATCTAAAGTTATGTCATTACGGAAATGTCAATCTCTCTCAAAAAGACAATGATTTTTGGAATTTTGGTGATTTTGGAATTTCTCCTGTTAATCAGGTTGAGTTTGTAAAAAAGCTATATGATGAAAAGCTGCCTTTTTCAAAGAGAAATATGCAGATTGTAAAAAACGTTATGCTTGGTGAAAAAGGTTCTGGTTATGAAATTCATTCCAAAACAGGATGGACCAGAGAAAAAGGATTTAATATTGGCTGGTGGGTAGGATACATTCAAAAAGAAAATGGAAGTTATTTTTTTGCTACCAGACTTTTACAGAACAGAAATAGTAATAGAGCTGATTTTGGCAGTTGCCGAAAGGATATTACAAAAAAAGTATTTAAGGATTTGAAAATTACGAGTTTTTAG